One Pseudomonas entomophila genomic window carries:
- a CDS encoding PACE efflux transporter — translation MQGKARKVVQAILYEAIAVACVAPALELAFAAGMAQSTVLSILMSAIAMSWNMAYNWLFERWEARQHKRSRTFMRRLLHALGFEGGLVLILLPLVAYWLDISLWAALVTNLALFVFFFVYAFVFQWGFDKVFDVPVSAQEVAKGC, via the coding sequence ATGCAAGGCAAGGCACGCAAGGTCGTCCAGGCCATCCTCTACGAAGCCATCGCCGTGGCCTGCGTGGCACCGGCGCTGGAGCTGGCGTTTGCTGCCGGCATGGCCCAGTCGACGGTGCTGTCGATCCTCATGTCGGCTATCGCCATGAGCTGGAACATGGCCTACAACTGGCTGTTCGAGCGTTGGGAAGCGCGCCAGCACAAGCGCAGCCGCACCTTCATGCGCCGCCTGCTGCATGCCCTGGGCTTCGAGGGCGGGCTGGTATTGATCCTGCTGCCGCTGGTGGCCTACTGGCTGGATATCAGCCTGTGGGCGGCGCTGGTGACCAACCTGGCGTTGTTCGTGTTCTTCTTCGTCTATGCCTTTGTGTTCCAGTGGGGCTTCGACAAAGTGTTCGACGTGCCGGTATCGGCGCAGGAAGTGGCGAAAGGGTGTTGA
- a CDS encoding VOC family protein, which translates to MAVKPIPEGQHSITPYLGIEGAAKAIEFYKKAFNAVEMFRLEGPDGRVGHAELKIGDSSLMLADPCDMPDSLKATQSIEHPAVGLHLYVEDCDKTYAQAIAAGAKQVTALKDQFYGDRSGALKDPFGNVWFVSTHKEDLSVEEIRDRAAKMFAAQLASRPCASSRS; encoded by the coding sequence ATGGCAGTCAAACCCATCCCCGAAGGCCAGCACAGCATCACCCCCTACCTCGGTATCGAGGGTGCCGCCAAGGCCATCGAGTTCTACAAGAAAGCCTTCAATGCAGTCGAGATGTTCCGCCTGGAGGGCCCGGACGGCCGGGTCGGCCACGCAGAACTGAAAATCGGCGATTCCTCGCTGATGCTCGCCGACCCGTGCGACATGCCAGACAGCCTCAAGGCTACCCAGAGCATCGAGCATCCGGCAGTTGGCCTGCACCTCTATGTCGAGGACTGCGACAAGACCTACGCCCAGGCCATCGCCGCCGGGGCCAAGCAAGTCACGGCACTGAAGGATCAGTTCTACGGCGACCGCAGCGGTGCCCTGAAGGACCCGTTCGGCAACGTGTGGTTCGTCTCCACGCACAAGGAAGACCTCAGCGTCGAGGAGATCCGCGACCGCGCCGCGAAAATGTTCGCCGCCCAGTTAGCTTCCAGGCCATGCGCCTCAAGCCGCAGTTGA
- a CDS encoding putative bifunctional diguanylate cyclase/phosphodiesterase → MTLSQLPHEAPPSTPAALRQTLNRLLPVGFALVGIGLSVALGYLDAQRERNEQLGNLAARLAGMRGALEAQLGAAFGEAEGIAQLIATDGTISPAHFHGMARNALQSMPYMRHIALAPADVISDVYPMQGNERLIGLDYRQLPDQFPLLQSARDQARPVLAGPLQLYQGGRALIYRRPVFITGKRGVQFYWGNVSIVADIDRLLLSAGLRPDTEFELAVRGVDGKGADGALIWGDPRLFEESQVKMTVEVPGGVWQLVAAPRASAAGLDLFASPLFLFALSCTGLFSLFVAQLNRKQRLLEQRNRELRQYQAQLERLAHYDTITGLPNRVLFQQQLTEAILQDHGLAVLMLDIDGFKQVNDSLGHPMGDLLLQQATARFLQELHSQDRVCRLGGDEFVFMLQGAQGQVQHQIRALLRCLQRPFDLNGNATLVTGSIGLAWSPQHGEDADSLLRHADTAMYAAKESGRNAWRPYHPDMTERLQQRLELERNLRRALEHNEFELWYQPKVDLFSGQLEGVEALLRWRDPHHGLVSPAEFIPLAERTGLIIPLGERVLELACAQLAAWRAGDGLPGPLAINVAALQIERSDYVTSLASALERHSLPANLLEVEITESLLMESQQQACAVLAQLQAMGVATAVDDFGTGYSSLAYLRALPIDHLKIDRAFIKDLPEDDDAVAVARAIIDLGHALGFRITAEGIETQAQFDFLRNAGCDQGQGFLFGRPMPAADLARWLAANESRRRGA, encoded by the coding sequence ATGACCCTCTCCCAACTCCCCCATGAAGCGCCGCCGTCCACTCCCGCCGCGCTGCGCCAAACGCTTAACCGCCTGCTGCCGGTCGGCTTCGCCCTGGTCGGCATTGGCCTTTCGGTTGCCCTCGGCTATCTCGATGCACAGCGCGAACGCAACGAACAGTTGGGTAACCTTGCCGCGCGCCTGGCTGGAATGCGCGGGGCGCTGGAGGCACAGCTGGGTGCCGCGTTCGGTGAGGCCGAAGGCATCGCCCAATTGATCGCCACTGATGGCACGATCAGCCCGGCACATTTCCACGGCATGGCTCGCAATGCCCTGCAGTCGATGCCCTACATGCGCCATATCGCGCTGGCGCCGGCAGATGTGATCAGCGATGTCTATCCAATGCAGGGTAACGAGCGGCTGATCGGGCTGGACTACCGCCAGTTGCCGGACCAGTTTCCTCTCCTGCAATCTGCCCGTGATCAGGCGCGTCCGGTGCTGGCGGGGCCGCTACAGCTGTACCAGGGCGGCAGGGCACTGATCTACCGGCGGCCGGTGTTCATCACGGGCAAGCGTGGCGTGCAGTTTTACTGGGGCAATGTGTCAATCGTGGCCGATATCGACCGGCTGTTGCTCAGCGCAGGCCTGCGCCCGGACACCGAGTTCGAGCTGGCGGTGCGCGGTGTCGACGGCAAGGGTGCCGATGGCGCGCTGATCTGGGGTGACCCGCGGTTGTTCGAAGAGTCCCAGGTGAAGATGACCGTCGAAGTGCCCGGGGGTGTCTGGCAGTTGGTGGCCGCGCCTCGGGCGAGCGCGGCAGGGCTGGACTTGTTCGCCTCGCCGCTGTTCCTGTTCGCCTTGAGTTGCACCGGGTTGTTCAGCCTGTTCGTCGCCCAGCTCAATCGCAAGCAGCGTCTGCTCGAACAGCGTAACCGTGAGCTGCGCCAGTACCAGGCCCAGCTGGAGCGCCTGGCCCATTACGACACCATCACCGGGTTGCCCAACCGAGTGCTGTTCCAGCAGCAACTGACCGAGGCCATCCTGCAGGACCATGGCCTGGCGGTGCTGATGCTCGATATCGACGGCTTCAAGCAAGTCAACGACAGCCTTGGCCACCCCATGGGCGACCTGCTGCTGCAACAAGCCACCGCGCGCTTCCTGCAGGAACTGCACAGCCAGGATCGGGTATGCCGCCTGGGCGGCGATGAGTTCGTGTTCATGCTCCAGGGCGCTCAAGGGCAGGTGCAGCACCAGATCCGCGCCTTGCTGCGCTGCCTGCAGCGGCCGTTCGATCTCAACGGCAATGCCACTCTGGTCACCGGCAGCATCGGTTTGGCCTGGAGCCCACAGCACGGTGAAGACGCCGACAGCCTGCTGCGTCACGCCGACACCGCCATGTATGCGGCAAAGGAAAGTGGGCGCAATGCCTGGCGCCCATACCACCCGGACATGACCGAGCGCCTGCAGCAACGTCTCGAGCTGGAGCGCAACCTGCGCAGGGCTCTGGAGCACAACGAGTTCGAACTGTGGTACCAGCCCAAGGTCGACCTGTTCAGTGGGCAACTGGAAGGTGTCGAGGCGCTGCTGCGCTGGCGGGATCCGCACCATGGCCTGGTGTCTCCCGCCGAGTTCATTCCGTTGGCCGAGCGCACCGGCCTGATCATTCCACTGGGCGAGCGGGTGCTGGAGCTGGCGTGTGCCCAACTGGCCGCCTGGCGTGCCGGCGATGGCTTGCCCGGGCCGCTGGCGATCAATGTGGCGGCTTTGCAGATCGAGCGCAGCGACTATGTCACCAGCCTGGCGTCGGCGCTGGAGCGCCACAGCCTGCCGGCCAACCTGCTGGAGGTGGAGATCACCGAAAGCCTGCTGATGGAGAGCCAGCAGCAAGCTTGCGCGGTACTTGCCCAGTTGCAGGCCATGGGCGTGGCCACGGCGGTGGACGACTTCGGCACCGGGTATTCGTCGCTGGCTTACCTGCGGGCACTGCCAATCGACCATCTGAAGATCGACCGGGCCTTCATCAAGGACTTGCCCGAGGACGACGACGCCGTGGCCGTGGCCAGGGCAATCATCGACCTGGGGCATGCCCTGGGCTTCAGGATCACCGCCGAGGGTATCGAAACCCAGGCCCAGTTCGATTTCCTGCGTAACGCCGGGTGCGATCAGGGCCAGGGCTTCCTGTTCGGCCGACCGATGCCCGCCGCCGACCTGGCTCGCTGGCTGGCGGCCAACGAGAGCCGCCGCCGTGGTGCATGA
- a CDS encoding leucine-rich repeat domain-containing protein gives MDSNKPNPHQALLERQLPAWAQDATPEHWQRLGDAIAPAQGLPGAEADWFANAAPCLRKAVEASQARLMGSQRLLAKQLRGLKSINAFAEPLLAERLRNSHGFSAPLRKAGLVWLKHLYTFQVYVTHHQHRSLLEAALQNFSDRATFSWDSALALDDDWTVLKTTVMGKTTLGDSETEVSIALPSEQVTINPLALSPDAFARTCRELDIGQRYQDHLDTLFAPAATRRAAVSVYQDRLRLAADLARIRHRLDGPAWDAVQSLLTDGHALPCRQLSLFGVTVHEAVIIETGAPGLLLHLPGQLETLCAFDDLDALREYLRTALLDATFRQRFMDLVPSAQRALFCSRLRQNLDAQGDSPAGQAWPLRADADLHLEASPITGDLYDFLHNDHLARLKREARQVAVPTADADELAYKARKALWNSAGLNALMIAGLFVPALGSLMTAVIAYQLLDETYEGYEAWQVGDRQQAMQHLQSVAINLAVVGGLHLAGKVVKALGSSTLMENLEPVTFDDGSQRLWRPVPGRLLQDYPRLTASMIRRLQAEEQLPSQALSSVQNDSARQFLNSALEGLYLPEQASADSERLIINALPQLPGWPAQLRLELRAASPRGPVLMASGAESGSRTCVVIKSAEGYEAHLGERPVAQPRERDLGRAVLHVLSRSDHQVLGLAHNDIDSLRGAIHRLAASDNTRAMRLLEPSALGWGPRGGLSGGMEEAAPRIDIGATFRRYRQLYPEAADLQINEQLTQWVAAGLDPVQQMTNLERELMDFRDELRAWVGDNPLRHAAARKLVSNWQRISEFSEEEGHAVHLLSLSDLALTDEDLAALALPDRFEHIQRVDLTGNRDLTELPAEFLERFPRLEHLHLVDCRLAQIPDIAVPESLRRLDMQGNRIVWNDANQAALDRLSGLELLDLSHNTLARSPDLGQLDDLDILNLNHCELVDWPAGIRNDDDWQPRVFDLRDNRFANLPQDLQLSRVAAQNLWLESDDLSEQVSQQIQAYYDQHGIDLLVADADYEEMLEDTDVDDWGIWNDLPLAYRRELRGLQQLPDYSQPQLWERLRTFADPRVRDYALSIGAMRLLEDEVFPPPFEE, from the coding sequence ATGGACTCGAACAAGCCCAATCCACACCAGGCCCTCCTCGAACGCCAGCTACCCGCCTGGGCCCAGGACGCTACCCCCGAACACTGGCAGCGGCTAGGCGACGCTATCGCACCGGCACAGGGCCTGCCCGGCGCCGAAGCCGACTGGTTCGCCAATGCCGCGCCCTGCCTTCGCAAGGCCGTGGAGGCCAGCCAGGCGCGCCTGATGGGCTCGCAACGCTTGCTGGCCAAACAGCTACGCGGACTGAAGAGCATCAACGCGTTCGCCGAGCCGCTGCTTGCCGAACGTTTGCGCAACAGCCACGGCTTCAGCGCCCCACTGCGCAAGGCCGGGCTGGTGTGGTTGAAGCACCTCTACACCTTCCAGGTGTATGTCACCCATCACCAACACCGCAGTCTGCTCGAAGCCGCCCTGCAGAACTTCAGCGACCGGGCCACGTTCAGTTGGGACAGCGCCCTTGCCTTGGACGATGACTGGACGGTGCTCAAGACCACCGTGATGGGCAAGACGACGCTGGGTGACAGCGAAACCGAAGTGAGCATCGCTCTGCCGTCGGAGCAGGTGACCATCAATCCGCTGGCGCTTTCGCCCGACGCATTCGCCAGGACCTGCCGCGAACTGGATATCGGCCAGCGCTACCAGGATCACCTCGATACCCTGTTCGCACCTGCGGCCACTCGCCGGGCGGCGGTCAGCGTCTACCAGGACCGCCTGCGCCTGGCGGCCGATCTTGCGCGCATACGTCATCGACTCGACGGCCCGGCATGGGATGCCGTGCAATCGCTGCTGACCGACGGCCATGCCCTCCCTTGCAGGCAACTGAGCCTGTTCGGCGTCACCGTGCACGAGGCTGTCATCATCGAAACCGGTGCGCCTGGCCTGCTGCTGCACCTGCCCGGGCAACTGGAAACACTGTGCGCCTTCGACGACCTCGATGCACTGCGGGAGTATTTGCGCACGGCGCTGTTGGACGCCACGTTCCGCCAACGCTTCATGGACTTGGTCCCAAGCGCGCAACGTGCACTGTTTTGCAGTCGCCTACGACAGAACCTCGACGCCCAGGGTGATTCACCCGCAGGCCAGGCCTGGCCGCTGCGCGCAGATGCCGACTTGCACCTGGAAGCCTCACCGATCACAGGTGATCTCTACGATTTCCTGCACAATGACCACCTGGCCCGTCTCAAGCGCGAGGCCAGGCAAGTGGCCGTGCCCACCGCCGATGCCGATGAACTGGCGTACAAAGCTCGCAAAGCGCTGTGGAACAGCGCTGGCCTGAATGCGCTCATGATCGCCGGCCTGTTCGTCCCGGCATTAGGCTCGCTCATGACCGCCGTGATTGCCTACCAGTTGCTGGATGAAACCTACGAAGGCTATGAAGCCTGGCAGGTCGGTGATCGCCAGCAAGCCATGCAGCATCTCCAATCGGTCGCGATCAACCTCGCGGTGGTAGGCGGCTTGCACCTTGCTGGGAAAGTCGTGAAAGCGCTTGGTTCGAGCACGTTGATGGAGAACCTCGAGCCTGTGACCTTCGACGACGGCAGTCAGCGCCTGTGGCGACCGGTACCAGGGCGCCTGCTTCAGGACTACCCACGCCTGACTGCGTCAATGATCAGGCGCCTGCAGGCCGAAGAGCAACTGCCATCGCAAGCCCTTTCATCCGTGCAGAACGACTCGGCCCGCCAGTTCCTGAACAGCGCGCTGGAAGGCCTTTACCTGCCCGAGCAGGCCAGCGCCGACAGCGAGCGCCTGATCATCAATGCCCTGCCCCAGCTCCCCGGCTGGCCTGCGCAACTGCGCCTCGAACTGCGTGCTGCCTCGCCCCGAGGCCCCGTGCTGATGGCCTCGGGCGCCGAGTCAGGCAGCCGCACTTGCGTCGTGATCAAGTCCGCCGAAGGTTACGAGGCCCACCTCGGGGAGCGACCAGTCGCGCAACCTCGGGAGCGTGACCTTGGCAGGGCTGTCCTCCATGTACTGTCCCGGAGCGACCATCAGGTCCTGGGGCTGGCACACAATGATATCGATAGCCTGCGTGGCGCGATCCATCGCCTGGCGGCGTCTGACAATACGCGAGCGATGCGCCTGCTCGAACCCTCTGCGCTGGGCTGGGGACCGCGCGGAGGGCTGTCGGGTGGCATGGAGGAAGCGGCCCCGCGCATCGACATCGGTGCGACGTTCCGACGCTACCGGCAACTCTATCCCGAGGCCGCTGACTTGCAGATCAATGAACAACTGACACAATGGGTCGCGGCAGGGCTGGACCCTGTGCAACAGATGACCAACCTGGAACGCGAACTCATGGACTTTCGCGACGAACTGCGTGCCTGGGTAGGCGATAATCCACTGCGCCATGCCGCCGCCCGCAAATTGGTAAGCAACTGGCAGCGCATTTCTGAGTTTTCCGAAGAAGAAGGGCATGCTGTTCACCTGCTGAGCCTGTCCGACCTGGCTTTGACAGACGAGGACCTCGCAGCGCTGGCGTTACCGGACCGCTTCGAGCATATCCAACGCGTGGACCTGACCGGCAATCGCGACTTGACCGAGCTGCCCGCGGAGTTCCTCGAACGCTTTCCCCGGTTGGAGCACCTGCACCTGGTGGACTGCAGGCTGGCGCAGATCCCCGATATCGCTGTGCCGGAGTCGCTGCGACGGCTCGACATGCAAGGTAATCGAATCGTCTGGAACGACGCCAATCAGGCGGCCCTCGATCGCCTGAGCGGCCTGGAGCTGCTAGACCTGTCGCACAATACCCTGGCCCGAAGCCCCGACCTCGGTCAGCTGGACGACCTCGATATCCTCAACCTCAACCACTGTGAGCTTGTGGATTGGCCTGCGGGCATTCGCAATGACGACGACTGGCAGCCGAGGGTTTTCGACCTGCGCGACAACCGCTTCGCAAACCTGCCGCAAGACCTGCAGCTGTCCCGCGTTGCCGCCCAGAACCTGTGGCTGGAGAGCGACGACCTGAGCGAGCAGGTCAGCCAGCAGATCCAGGCCTACTACGATCAGCACGGCATCGACCTGCTGGTTGCCGACGCCGACTATGAGGAAATGCTCGAAGACACCGACGTCGACGACTGGGGCATCTGGAACGATCTGCCACTGGCCTACCGCCGAGAGCTCAGGGGCCTGCAGCAATTGCCCGACTACAGCCAGCCACAATTGTGGGAACGGCTGCGCACCTTCGCCGACCCTCGGGTCAGAGACTATGCCTTGTCGATCGGCGCGATGAGGCTGCTGGAGGACGAGGTGTTCCCTCCACCCTTCGAGGAATGA
- the ilvA gene encoding threonine ammonia-lyase, biosynthetic, producing MTNLNVSPRTPATPQQLLSEQVRRILGAPVYDLAIETPLQVAPALSTALGNQVLLKREDLQPTFSFKIRGAYTRLSRLTPAQRERGVITASAGNHAQGVALAAAHLGVKATIVMPTTTPSLKVEGVRSRGGHVVLHGESFPHALAHALALADSDGATFVPPFDDPDVIAGQGTVAMEILRQHPGALHAIFVPVGGGGLIAGIAAYVKYLRPEVKVIGVEPEDSNCLQAAMAAGERVILPQVGTFADGVAVAQIGAHCFELCRHFVHEVVTVSSDELCAAIKDIYDDTRSITEPSGALAVAGIKKYVAREGLQGQALVAIDSGANVNFDRLRHVAERAELGEQREAVIAVTIPEQPGSFRAFCQALGKRQITEFNYRYYPGKEARLFVGVQTHPQHDPRQQLLASLGEQGYQVLDLTDNELAKLHVRHTVGGHAAPGVNERVLRFEFPERPGALLGFLERLGKRWNISLFHYRNHGAAEARVFAALEVPDDELDGLPRALDEMGYRYWDETQNPAYQLFLG from the coding sequence ATGACCAATCTGAACGTCAGCCCCCGTACCCCCGCAACACCTCAGCAGCTGTTGTCCGAGCAGGTGCGCCGCATTCTTGGCGCGCCCGTGTACGACCTGGCCATCGAGACACCCCTGCAAGTGGCGCCTGCGCTGTCCACAGCGCTCGGCAACCAGGTGCTGCTCAAGCGCGAAGACTTGCAACCGACGTTCTCCTTCAAGATCCGCGGCGCCTACACCCGCCTGTCACGCCTGACGCCCGCCCAGCGCGAGCGCGGGGTCATCACCGCATCGGCAGGCAACCACGCCCAAGGTGTGGCACTGGCGGCCGCGCACCTGGGCGTCAAGGCCACCATCGTCATGCCTACCACCACGCCATCGCTCAAGGTCGAGGGCGTTCGCTCCCGTGGCGGGCACGTGGTGCTGCATGGCGAGAGCTTCCCCCATGCCCTGGCCCATGCGCTGGCGTTGGCCGATAGCGACGGCGCGACCTTCGTGCCGCCGTTCGACGACCCGGACGTGATCGCCGGCCAAGGCACCGTGGCCATGGAGATCCTGCGCCAGCACCCCGGCGCGCTGCACGCGATCTTCGTGCCGGTCGGCGGCGGCGGGCTGATCGCCGGCATCGCGGCCTACGTCAAGTACCTGCGCCCCGAAGTGAAGGTGATTGGTGTCGAGCCGGAAGACTCCAATTGTCTGCAGGCGGCGATGGCCGCGGGCGAACGGGTGATCCTGCCGCAGGTCGGCACCTTCGCCGACGGTGTCGCGGTGGCCCAGATCGGCGCCCATTGCTTCGAGCTGTGCCGCCATTTCGTCCACGAGGTGGTGACGGTCAGCAGTGACGAGCTGTGCGCGGCGATCAAGGACATCTATGACGATACCCGCTCGATCACCGAGCCGTCCGGTGCCCTGGCGGTGGCCGGGATCAAGAAGTACGTGGCCCGTGAGGGCTTGCAGGGGCAGGCGCTGGTGGCCATCGACTCCGGCGCCAACGTCAACTTCGATCGCCTGCGCCATGTGGCCGAGCGCGCAGAACTGGGTGAACAGCGCGAAGCGGTGATCGCCGTGACCATCCCCGAACAGCCCGGCAGCTTCCGTGCTTTCTGCCAGGCCCTGGGCAAGCGGCAGATCACCGAGTTCAACTACCGCTATTACCCGGGCAAGGAAGCGCGGTTGTTCGTTGGGGTGCAGACCCACCCGCAACACGATCCGCGCCAGCAGCTGCTGGCCAGCCTGGGCGAGCAGGGGTACCAGGTGCTCGATCTGACCGACAACGAACTGGCCAAGCTGCATGTGCGCCATACGGTGGGTGGGCATGCGGCGCCGGGTGTGAATGAACGGGTGCTGCGCTTCGAGTTCCCGGAGCGGCCGGGGGCATTGCTCGGGTTCCTGGAGCGCCTGGGCAAGCGCTGGAACATCAGCCTGTTCCACTACCGCAACCATGGCGCGGCGGAGGCGCGGGTGTTCGCTGCGCTGGAGGTGCCGGACGATGAACTGGACGGGTTGCCCAGGGCGCTGGACGAGATGGGGTATCGGTATTGGGATGAGACGCAGAATCCGGCGTACCAGTTGTTCCTGGGGTGA
- the yiaY gene encoding L-threonine dehydrogenase, which produces MSSTFFIPAVNIMGIDCLDEAMTAIAGYGLRKALIVTDQGLAKAGVAERIAGMLAMRDIDSVVFDGAKPNPSIANVEAGLALLRQSRCDCVVSLGGGSPHDCAKGIALCATNGGHISDYEGVDRSEKPQLPLIAINTTAGTASEMTRFCIITDEARHVKMAIVDRNVTPILSVNDPALMVGMPKGLTAATGMDALTHAIEAYVSTAATPITDACALKAISLISDNLRQAVADGSDLQARENMAYAQFLAGMAFNNASLGYVHAMAHQLGGFYDLPHGVCNAVLLPHVQRFNAKVSAARLRDVAKAMGVKVCGLDAEQGAGAAISAIEHLAAAIGIPDGLAELGVKVEDVPVLAANALKDACGLTNPRVASQVEIEAIFKAAF; this is translated from the coding sequence ATGAGCAGCACCTTCTTCATCCCCGCCGTGAACATCATGGGCATCGACTGCCTGGACGAGGCGATGACCGCCATCGCCGGCTACGGCCTGCGCAAGGCCCTGATCGTCACCGACCAGGGCCTGGCCAAGGCCGGCGTGGCCGAGCGTATCGCCGGCATGCTGGCGATGCGTGATATCGACTCGGTGGTATTCGATGGCGCCAAGCCCAACCCGAGCATCGCCAACGTCGAGGCGGGCCTGGCCCTGCTTCGGCAATCGCGCTGCGACTGCGTGGTTTCGCTGGGCGGCGGCTCACCCCACGATTGCGCCAAGGGCATTGCCTTGTGCGCCACCAACGGCGGTCATATCAGCGATTACGAAGGTGTGGATCGCTCGGAAAAGCCGCAGTTGCCGTTGATCGCCATCAACACCACCGCCGGCACGGCCAGCGAGATGACGCGTTTTTGCATCATCACCGACGAGGCACGCCATGTGAAAATGGCCATCGTCGACCGCAACGTCACACCGATTCTCTCGGTCAACGACCCGGCGCTGATGGTCGGGATGCCCAAGGGGCTGACTGCCGCCACCGGCATGGATGCCCTGACCCACGCCATCGAGGCGTATGTCTCGACGGCGGCCACGCCGATCACCGACGCCTGCGCGCTCAAGGCCATCAGCCTGATCAGTGACAACCTGCGCCAGGCGGTGGCGGATGGCAGCGACCTGCAGGCGAGGGAGAACATGGCCTATGCGCAGTTTCTGGCGGGTATGGCATTCAACAATGCGTCGCTGGGCTATGTGCATGCCATGGCCCACCAGCTGGGTGGTTTTTACGACCTGCCCCATGGTGTGTGCAACGCCGTGCTGTTGCCCCATGTGCAGCGGTTCAACGCCAAGGTCAGCGCGGCGCGCCTGCGTGATGTGGCCAAGGCCATGGGCGTCAAGGTGTGCGGGCTGGATGCGGAGCAGGGCGCCGGTGCGGCGATCTCGGCCATCGAGCACCTGGCGGCGGCGATTGGTATCCCGGACGGGTTGGCGGAGCTGGGGGTGAAGGTCGAGGATGTGCCGGTGCTGGCGGCCAACGCATTGAAAGATGCCTGCGGGCTGACCAATCCGCGGGTGGCAAGCCAGGTGGAGATCGAAGCGATCTTCAAGGCGGCGTTCTAG
- a CDS encoding NADP-dependent glyceraldehyde-3-phosphate dehydrogenase, whose translation MDRLLDSLFPAPEDVPEAWRLGEPLEQRDYLVAGELRRWDGPLATVRSPVWLKDGDGERQVILGSAPLLDADTALTALDAAVAAYDKGRGAWPNMRVAERIQHVEAFLARMREQRTAVVKLLMWEIGKNLKDSEKEFDRTCDYIVDTINALKDLDRRSSRFELEQGTLGQIRRAPLGVALCMGPYNYPLNETFTTLIPALIMGNTVVFKPAKFGVLLIRPLLEAFRDSFPAGVINVIYGRGRETVSALMASGKVDVFAFIGTHKAASDLKKLHPRPHRLRAALGLDAKNPGIVLPQVDLDNAVEEAVTGALSFNGQRCTALKILFVHEDVVESFLDKFQRKLAALKPGMPWEPGVALTPLPEPGKVDYLDGLVADATSKGAKVLNEGGGQSRGSFFYPALLYPVSRDMRVYHEEQFGPLVPVVPYRDLQTVIDYVLDSDYGQQLSLFGNDPETIGALVDIFANQVGRINLNAQCQRGPDTYPFNGRKNSAEGTLSVHDALRVFSIRTLVATKFQESNKQLISEIIRNRQSSFLTTDYIF comes from the coding sequence ATGGACCGTCTGCTCGATTCGTTGTTTCCCGCCCCTGAAGATGTTCCCGAAGCCTGGCGCCTGGGCGAACCTCTGGAACAACGCGATTACCTCGTCGCCGGGGAGCTCAGGCGCTGGGACGGCCCACTGGCCACGGTACGCAGCCCGGTCTGGCTGAAGGACGGCGACGGTGAGCGCCAGGTGATCCTCGGCAGCGCCCCGCTGCTCGATGCCGACACCGCACTCACCGCCCTGGACGCCGCCGTCGCCGCCTATGACAAAGGCCGCGGCGCCTGGCCGAACATGCGCGTGGCCGAACGCATCCAGCATGTCGAGGCATTCCTGGCCCGCATGCGCGAACAGCGCACGGCCGTGGTCAAGCTGCTGATGTGGGAGATCGGCAAGAACCTCAAGGACTCGGAAAAAGAGTTCGACCGCACCTGCGACTACATCGTCGACACCATCAATGCACTCAAGGACCTCGACCGCCGCTCCAGCCGTTTCGAGCTGGAACAGGGCACCCTCGGCCAGATCCGTCGCGCGCCGCTGGGCGTGGCCTTGTGCATGGGCCCCTACAACTACCCGCTGAACGAGACCTTCACCACGCTGATCCCGGCGCTGATCATGGGCAACACCGTGGTGTTCAAGCCGGCCAAGTTCGGCGTCCTGCTGATCCGCCCGCTGCTCGAGGCATTCCGTGACAGCTTCCCGGCCGGGGTGATCAACGTCATCTATGGCCGTGGTCGCGAGACGGTCAGCGCCCTGATGGCCAGCGGCAAGGTCGACGTGTTCGCCTTCATCGGCACTCATAAAGCCGCCAGCGACCTGAAAAAACTGCACCCGCGCCCGCACCGCCTGCGCGCGGCCCTGGGCCTGGATGCCAAGAACCCCGGCATCGTCCTGCCACAGGTCGACCTGGACAACGCCGTGGAAGAGGCCGTCACCGGCGCGCTATCGTTCAACGGCCAGCGCTGCACCGCCTTGAAGATTCTCTTCGTGCACGAGGATGTGGTCGAGTCGTTCCTCGACAAGTTCCAGCGCAAACTGGCCGCGCTCAAGCCCGGCATGCCCTGGGAACCGGGTGTTGCCCTGACGCCGCTGCCGGAACCTGGCAAGGTCGACTACCTCGATGGCCTGGTGGCCGATGCCACAAGCAAAGGCGCCAAGGTACTCAATGAAGGCGGTGGCCAGAGCCGTGGTTCGTTCTTCTACCCCGCCCTGCTCTACCCGGTCAGCCGCGACATGCGGGTGTACCACGAGGAACAGTTCGGCCCGCTGGTGCCGGTGGTGCCCTACCGTGACCTGCAGACGGTGATCGACTATGTGCTCGACTCCGACTACGGCCAGCAGTTGAGCCTGTTCGGCAACGACCCCGAGACCATCGGCGCGCTGGTCGACATCTTCGCCAACCAGGTGGGGCGCATCAACCTCAACGCCCAGTGCCAGCGCGGCCCGGACACTTACCCGTTCAACGGCCGCAAGAACAGCGCCGAAGGTACGTTGTCGGTGCACGACGCACTGCGGGTGTTCTCCATACGCACCCTGGTTGCAACGAAGTTCCAGGAATCAAACAAGCAACTGATCAGCGAAATCATCCGTAACCGGCAGTCGAGTTTCCTGACGACCGACTATATTTTTTGA